Proteins encoded together in one Myxocyprinus asiaticus isolate MX2 ecotype Aquarium Trade chromosome 21, UBuf_Myxa_2, whole genome shotgun sequence window:
- the cacul1 gene encoding CDK2-associated and cullin domain-containing protein 1 isoform X1: MEEMEEDVSDLFDDHNHNSHAHVVSVFTPAQVCVDSSDSCSDTCESDSSPAAASNGAALLLNSASKFLMNAMTAEDYRTIYWPKLERAIEHLLTQSPMDHISISYEQIYSHVYKCVCQQHSELLYSDLIWKITSHLEHVSSELQASPPESLIENFNVALTQYTAALHCIVPVFIYMNKFYIETKLNRDLRDDLMKLFSEHVAEKHVSTLLPLLKKAHSMPFQVKPSTMASVVRGLYTLRPDWVALAPALFSRFIPQIDPPALESHLPYYAAQDKKLQMELSQNGFSRGDQSRKRASEES, from the exons ATGGAGGAGATGGAGGAGGATGTTTCAGATCTGTTTGATGATCATAATCATAATTCTCACGCTCATGTTGTGAGTGTGTTTACACCTGCGCAGGTGTGTGTTGATTCATCAGACTCCTGCAGTGACACCTGTGAATCTGACAGCTCACCTGCAGCCGCTTCTAATGGCGCCGCACTGCTGCTCAACTCTGCTTCAAAGTTCC ttatgaatgcaatGACAGCAGAAGATTACAGGACAATATACTGGCCAAAACTAGAGCGAGCCATTGAACATCTGCTGACTCAAAGCCCGATGGACCACATCTCCATCTCATATGAACAGATCTACAG TCACGTTTATAAGTGTGTGTGCCAACAACATTCAGAACTGCTCTACAGTGACTTGATATGGAAGATCACATCTCATCTAGAACACGTCTCTTCAGAGCTGCAG GCCAGTCCACCTGaaagtttaattgaaaacttCAACGTTGCTCTGACGCAGTACACTGCTGCGCTACACTGCATCGTTCCAGTGTTCATCTATatg AATAAATTCTACATTGAGACTAAGCTGAACAGAGACCTGCGGGATGATCTTATGAAGCTCTTCTCAGAGCATGTAGCCGAGAAACACGTCAGCACATTACTGC CTCTTCTTAAAAAAGCTCATTCCATGCCATTTCAAGTCAAACCGTCAACTATGGCGAGTGTTGTGAGAGGCCTTTACACCCTCCGACCAG ATTGGGTGGCTCTCGCTCCAGCTCTGTTTTCTAGATTCATTCCTCAGATCGATCCTCCTGCTCTTGAATCTCATCTCCCATATTACGCTGCTCAAGACAAGAAACTGCAAATGGAGCTCTCACAGAACGGCTTCTCCAG AGGAGACCAGTCGCGAAAGCGAGCGAGCGAAGAATCGTGA
- the cacul1 gene encoding CDK2-associated and cullin domain-containing protein 1 isoform X2 — translation MEEMEEDVSDLFDDHNHNSHAHVVSVFTPAQVCVDSSDSCSDTCESDSSPAAASNGAALLLNSASKFLMNAMTAEDYRTIYWPKLERAIEHLLTQSPMDHISISYEQIYSHVYKCVCQQHSELLYSDLIWKITSHLEHVSSELQASPPESLIENFNVALTQYTAALHCIVPVFIYMNKFYIETKLNRDLRDDLMKLFSEHVAEKHVSTLLHWVALAPALFSRFIPQIDPPALESHLPYYAAQDKKLQMELSQNGFSRGDQSRKRASEES, via the exons ATGGAGGAGATGGAGGAGGATGTTTCAGATCTGTTTGATGATCATAATCATAATTCTCACGCTCATGTTGTGAGTGTGTTTACACCTGCGCAGGTGTGTGTTGATTCATCAGACTCCTGCAGTGACACCTGTGAATCTGACAGCTCACCTGCAGCCGCTTCTAATGGCGCCGCACTGCTGCTCAACTCTGCTTCAAAGTTCC ttatgaatgcaatGACAGCAGAAGATTACAGGACAATATACTGGCCAAAACTAGAGCGAGCCATTGAACATCTGCTGACTCAAAGCCCGATGGACCACATCTCCATCTCATATGAACAGATCTACAG TCACGTTTATAAGTGTGTGTGCCAACAACATTCAGAACTGCTCTACAGTGACTTGATATGGAAGATCACATCTCATCTAGAACACGTCTCTTCAGAGCTGCAG GCCAGTCCACCTGaaagtttaattgaaaacttCAACGTTGCTCTGACGCAGTACACTGCTGCGCTACACTGCATCGTTCCAGTGTTCATCTATatg AATAAATTCTACATTGAGACTAAGCTGAACAGAGACCTGCGGGATGATCTTATGAAGCTCTTCTCAGAGCATGTAGCCGAGAAACACGTCAGCACATTACTGC ATTGGGTGGCTCTCGCTCCAGCTCTGTTTTCTAGATTCATTCCTCAGATCGATCCTCCTGCTCTTGAATCTCATCTCCCATATTACGCTGCTCAAGACAAGAAACTGCAAATGGAGCTCTCACAGAACGGCTTCTCCAG AGGAGACCAGTCGCGAAAGCGAGCGAGCGAAGAATCGTGA